The Pyxidicoccus sp. MSG2 DNA segment CAATCCCCGGGCCGCTGGAGGGCAACGACCAGTTCTTCTCGCACAGCGCCCAGGTGCTGTGCACCGCCTACAGCCCCTCCGGGGCGTGGCTGGCGACGGGGACGTGGGAGGACGAGCGGAACGTGCACGTCTGGGACGTGGCCACGGGGACGCGCATCCAGACGATGGCGGGACATGAGGGCGAGGTGCGGAGCGTCGCGTGGAGCCCGGATGGCACGCGGCTGGCGTCTGGCTCCCGCGACCACGACGCGCGCATCTGGGATGTCGAAACGGGCGCCCTCCTGCACGCGATGACGGGCCAGGAGGGCCAGGTGACCTCGGTGGCATTCAGCCCCGACGGCAGGTGGCTCGCCGCCGCGAACCTCGGGTGGCTCGTCCGGCTATTCGACGTGGCCACCGGCCAGCAGGTCCGCACAATCAAGGGCCACGAGCAGTCGGTGCTGAGCGTGGCCTTCCATCCGTCGGGCCGCTGGCTGGCCTCGGGGGCATCGGACAACACCACACGCATCTGGGACCTGGAGACCGGCGCGCAGGTGGCCCGAATCCCCGCCCAGACCAGCGTGTCCTCGGTGGCCTTCAGTCCGGACGGGGAATGGCTCGCGCTGAGCGACCTGGACGGCATCGTCCGCGTGGAGACACGGGGTTGGAAGCGCGTGCCTGGCGAGGGCGGACACGCCCGCTACTCGCACATCTCCTGGATTGGCAACTCGCGGCTGGGTGCACTCACCTTCAACCGCGCGGAAGTCCTGGACGCCCGAAGCGGCGATGTGCTCGCGACCCGCCCCTATCTGAGTGACGGATTCGAGCGCGGCGCGGCTTTTCATCCCGCTGGGAAGCGCTTCGCCCTGACCGCGGCTGACGGAAGGCTGCTCGTCGGCGACGTGGACGCGGCCCCCGTCCCCACGCTGCTGGCCGAGCAGGACCGCGTGAGGAACCTGTGGGGGCACGCCGAAGGGGCGCGGGGCGTCGCACGGCTGAAGCAGGCGACATGGAGCATCGATTCAGCGGGGCATGCGGACACCCTCCCGCCCGACTACCGGGAAGCCCCTTTGCAGCCATGGCGGCTCAGCCCGGATGGCGCCATCCTGGCGTGTCCCCTGATGCATCTGGGCGAGCGGCCCTACCGGCCGGGCATCCAGCTCATCGACGCGCGAAGCCGCGAGCCCGTGCGCGTCCTGTCGGCTCCGCCGAAGGACATCCCCCCCGCAGACAAGGGCGGCATCACGAGCACGTTGCCCATGGCCTTCTCTCCCGATGGACAACTCCTCGCCGCGGCCCTCCTGAA contains these protein-coding regions:
- a CDS encoding WD40 repeat domain-containing protein, which codes for MTDDSLTLASLADFSTLERLLKEQGLDALQAALGQLLSRTPSDALPQQETGPRVGARTVRVIQRALSLDAEFLRAHPESLFQCLYNRLRWFDAPDAAEHFVSGDRGPWSDPQAHVWQLANHWRRQWEARGDAAWVESLRPIPGPLEGNDQFFSHSAQVLCTAYSPSGAWLATGTWEDERNVHVWDVATGTRIQTMAGHEGEVRSVAWSPDGTRLASGSRDHDARIWDVETGALLHAMTGQEGQVTSVAFSPDGRWLAAANLGWLVRLFDVATGQQVRTIKGHEQSVLSVAFHPSGRWLASGASDNTTRIWDLETGAQVARIPAQTSVSSVAFSPDGEWLALSDLDGIVRVETRGWKRVPGEGGHARYSHISWIGNSRLGALTFNRAEVLDARSGDVLATRPYLSDGFERGAAFHPAGKRFALTAADGRLLVGDVDAAPVPTLLAEQDRVRNLWGHAEGARGVARLKQATWSIDSAGHADTLPPDYREAPLQPWRLSPDGAILACPLMHLGERPYRPGIQLIDARSREPVRVLSAPPKDIPPADKGGITSTLPMAFSPDGQLLAAALLKGAVHVWRVSDGVLLHTLRSPREPAAMVDFTPDGAFVVSTYESSSRMLLHELRSGTVAIDTRTRMHPALPYAAAEQAPCIAVGQGSGDLLLFDLPAGSHRTLHVSESPVIGLGLSANGAILAACCLDNRVRVFDTRTGGLLHDLPHASLAFSVAVGDGVIVTQANDMRTRIFDLETGVQHIALNGGATPEDVVRRRYWETLGDDPVAFHRRLELAPWAHFHDTMEETLILRDGLVLGRGRTEQDLLYVLKLHDPARKHEGR